One part of the Streptomyces lydicus genome encodes these proteins:
- a CDS encoding gas vesicle protein has product MSDSLAGRMGPAASASPYGGQGSSANLADILERVLDKGVVIAGDIQINLLDIELLTIKLRLLVASVDKAKEMGIDWWEHDPSLSSRARPPGQVSAAPATAGDQLAAENAQLRAELAELRAAVGLPKGSARADEDASTAAREEER; this is encoded by the coding sequence GTGTCCGATTCACTGGCCGGCCGGATGGGGCCCGCCGCCTCCGCATCCCCGTACGGCGGGCAGGGCTCCTCCGCCAACCTGGCCGACATCCTGGAACGCGTCCTCGACAAGGGCGTCGTCATCGCGGGCGACATCCAGATCAACCTGCTCGACATCGAGCTGCTCACGATCAAGCTCCGGCTGCTCGTCGCGTCCGTCGACAAGGCCAAGGAGATGGGCATCGACTGGTGGGAGCACGACCCGTCGCTCTCCTCCCGCGCCCGCCCGCCCGGGCAGGTCTCCGCCGCGCCCGCGACGGCCGGTGACCAACTGGCCGCCGAGAACGCGCAGTTGCGCGCGGAACTCGCCGAACTGCGGGCCGCCGTCGGCCTCCCCAAGGGCTCCGCGCGGGCCGACGAGGACGCGTCGACGGCGGCTCGTGAGGAGGAGCGGTGA
- a CDS encoding SRPBCC family protein, with translation MSESTFSKVKDEVTKSPAAEDLKEEFQRYLQARAQHAVTHLGQKLGQSVTKLGQPGQGGSGLAGSLAKGGKALAEGSSPAQAALTAGTSHVKEAVKDKVKGLFGKGRKSGGGKSKSVTIVEDIDVGVPVREAYDQWTQFQEFSTFAKGVVSVEKADDTTSNWKVKVAKSTRSWRANVTEQVPDERITWTTEGAKGTVKGVVTFHRLTDNLTRVLLVLEYFPKGLFEKTGNIWRAQGRRARLDLKLYRKFIMMRGEATDGWRGEIQDGKVVVEHADAVEDERESADETDDEEREPADDAEGEPPEDGYEDEAAYEDDDAYDEAEAEGEDESGDADAEPADEADEFDDERDDRDDRDDRVEDDYEDDHEEDDEDAGSGRRPRRRPAVARR, from the coding sequence ATGAGTGAGTCCACTTTCAGCAAGGTGAAGGACGAGGTGACGAAGAGCCCCGCCGCCGAAGACCTCAAGGAGGAATTCCAGCGGTACCTCCAGGCCCGTGCGCAGCACGCCGTCACCCACCTCGGGCAGAAGCTGGGCCAGAGCGTCACCAAGCTGGGTCAGCCCGGCCAGGGCGGGAGCGGACTGGCCGGCAGCCTGGCGAAGGGCGGCAAGGCCCTCGCCGAGGGCAGCTCACCGGCCCAGGCCGCGCTGACCGCCGGCACCTCGCACGTCAAGGAGGCCGTCAAGGACAAGGTCAAGGGCCTGTTCGGCAAGGGCCGCAAGAGCGGTGGCGGCAAGTCCAAGAGCGTGACGATCGTCGAGGACATCGATGTGGGCGTGCCCGTGCGCGAGGCGTACGACCAGTGGACCCAGTTCCAGGAGTTCAGCACCTTCGCCAAGGGTGTCGTCAGCGTCGAGAAGGCCGACGACACCACCAGCAACTGGAAGGTGAAGGTCGCCAAGTCCACCCGCAGTTGGCGGGCGAACGTCACCGAGCAGGTGCCCGACGAGCGCATCACCTGGACCACCGAGGGCGCGAAGGGCACGGTCAAGGGGGTGGTGACCTTCCACCGCCTCACCGACAACCTGACGCGGGTGCTGCTGGTGCTCGAGTACTTCCCCAAGGGCCTCTTCGAGAAGACCGGCAACATCTGGCGCGCCCAGGGCCGCCGCGCCCGTCTCGACCTCAAGCTGTACCGCAAGTTCATCATGATGCGCGGCGAGGCCACCGACGGGTGGCGCGGTGAGATCCAGGACGGCAAGGTCGTCGTCGAGCACGCGGACGCCGTCGAGGACGAGCGGGAGTCCGCGGACGAGACGGATGACGAGGAGCGGGAGCCCGCGGACGACGCCGAGGGCGAGCCTCCCGAGGACGGCTACGAGGACGAGGCCGCCTACGAGGACGACGACGCGTACGACGAGGCTGAGGCCGAGGGCGAGGACGAGAGCGGTGACGCCGACGCCGAACCCGCGGACGAGGCGGACGAATTCGACGACGAGCGTGACGACCGTGACGATCGCGACGACCGCGTCGAGGACGACTACGAGGACGACCACGAGGAAGACGACGAGGACGCCGGTAGCGGCCGTCGCCCGCGGCGTCGTCCGGCCGTTGCCCGTCGCTGA
- a CDS encoding gas vesicle protein GvpG, protein MGLITDLLTFPLAPVRGTVWVLDQVLLTAEREYYDPEPVRAELAQLERDLVAGRITDEEFDRREDELLDRLEWLEAHQQRLRTDS, encoded by the coding sequence ATGGGCCTCATCACCGACCTGCTGACCTTTCCGTTGGCCCCCGTGCGGGGCACGGTCTGGGTGCTCGACCAGGTGCTGCTCACCGCGGAGCGCGAGTACTACGACCCGGAGCCGGTACGCGCGGAACTGGCGCAACTGGAACGGGACTTGGTGGCAGGGCGCATCACGGACGAGGAATTCGACCGGCGTGAGGACGAACTGCTGGACCGCCTCGAATGGCTGGAGGCCCACCAGCAGCGGCTCCGTACCGACTCCTGA
- a CDS encoding GvpL/GvpF family gas vesicle protein — protein sequence MGTYVYAITEAGHPLNLEGVHGIGDPAAELRTVRTKDLSAVVSDAPTDLRAKRRDLVAHQGVQDRLMADGAVLPMRFGLVGRDDDQVAAVMEEQRDAYTERLKEIGGRLEYNLKVARDEDDLLREIMTDSAEIRRLNEGTRQNPGAHQDRMALGELVAREVQARQESTGSELVARLAPEAERTAVAEPTKTHFLNVSFLVTRERAAALSQAVHEEAERRGDAYTFSLHGPLPPYSFV from the coding sequence ATGGGGACCTACGTCTACGCCATCACCGAGGCCGGCCACCCGCTGAACCTCGAAGGCGTCCACGGCATCGGAGACCCGGCAGCCGAACTGCGCACCGTCCGGACCAAGGACCTGAGCGCGGTGGTCAGCGACGCACCGACCGACCTGCGGGCCAAGCGCCGGGATCTGGTCGCCCACCAGGGGGTTCAGGACCGGCTGATGGCCGACGGCGCCGTACTGCCGATGCGCTTCGGACTCGTCGGCCGGGACGACGACCAGGTGGCGGCGGTGATGGAGGAGCAGCGCGACGCCTACACCGAGCGCCTCAAGGAGATCGGGGGCCGCCTGGAGTACAACCTCAAGGTCGCCCGCGACGAGGACGACCTGCTGCGGGAGATCATGACCGACTCCGCGGAGATACGGCGGCTCAACGAGGGCACCCGGCAGAACCCCGGAGCGCATCAGGACCGCATGGCGCTCGGCGAGCTGGTCGCACGCGAGGTCCAGGCCCGCCAGGAGAGCACGGGTTCCGAGCTGGTCGCCCGGCTCGCGCCGGAGGCGGAGCGCACCGCGGTCGCCGAGCCGACCAAGACCCACTTCCTGAACGTGTCCTTCCTCGTCACCCGGGAGCGGGCCGCGGCCCTCTCCCAGGCCGTCCACGAGGAGGCGGAGCGGCGCGGGGACGCCTACACGTTCAGCCTGCACGGCCCGCTGCCGCCGTACAGCTTCGTCTGA
- a CDS encoding gas vesicle structural protein GvpA, translated as MSVVQQSNAPTSGSGSGNLYDVLELILDRGLVIDAFVRVSLVGIEILKIDVRVVVASVDTYLRFAEACNRLDLESGRKAPSQLTDLVGEATESGAKGKSKGALTGAVEAFSESFQKGRDESEQEEERPARKSSSSSSSRRTARRREE; from the coding sequence ATGAGTGTCGTTCAGCAATCAAATGCACCCACCAGCGGAAGTGGATCGGGAAATCTCTACGACGTCCTTGAGCTGATACTCGACAGGGGGCTCGTCATCGACGCCTTCGTCCGGGTCTCCCTCGTCGGTATCGAAATCCTCAAGATCGATGTACGTGTCGTCGTCGCGAGCGTGGACACCTATCTGCGTTTCGCCGAGGCGTGCAACCGGCTCGATCTGGAATCGGGCCGAAAGGCACCGAGCCAGCTCACCGATCTGGTCGGCGAGGCGACCGAGAGCGGCGCCAAAGGAAAGTCGAAAGGCGCACTGACCGGCGCGGTCGAGGCGTTCAGCGAGTCCTTCCAGAAGGGGCGCGACGAATCCGAGCAGGAGGAAGAGCGACCGGCGCGCAAGTCCTCCTCGTCCAGCAGCAGCCGCCGGACCGCCCGGCGCCGGGAGGAGTGA
- a CDS encoding gas vesicle protein — MATTESTEGKRGPQRIGAPAAMRHAAGQLAQLLGCEPGAVSALKRTDEGWSADVEVVEIERVPDTASVMASYRVKLDEHGELLEYERIRRYARGQIDR; from the coding sequence ATGGCGACGACCGAGAGCACCGAAGGCAAGAGAGGACCGCAGCGCATCGGCGCCCCGGCGGCAATGCGCCACGCGGCCGGGCAACTTGCTCAGCTGCTCGGCTGCGAGCCCGGCGCGGTATCCGCGCTCAAGCGCACCGACGAGGGCTGGTCGGCGGACGTGGAAGTCGTCGAGATCGAACGCGTTCCGGACACCGCGAGCGTGATGGCCTCGTACCGAGTGAAGCTCGACGAGCACGGTGAGCTCCTCGAATACGAGCGAATCCGCCGCTATGCACGGGGCCAGATCGACCGCTGA
- a CDS encoding MFS transporter: MSLQPVHDSPVRTRHPFLRRAIHRRQHPPLRRTDITVTDEKSVKRAVKAAALGNAMEWFDFGIYSYLAVTIGKVFFPPGNDNAQILSSFATFAAAFLVRPLGGMFFGPLGDRIGRKKVLSLTMIMMASSTLAIGLVPGYASIGFWAPVLLIAFRMLQGFSTGGEYGGASTFIAEYSPDKRRGFFGSFLEFGTLIGYTTAAGLVTVLTVVLPHSAMQSWGWRVPFLVAAPIGLIGLYLRLKLDETPAFQKLADDDTAAAETASNSGFLQRMRGQWRAMVLCVALVAAFNITDYMLLSYMPTYLSNTLGYGTTGALVSIIVVMLVLMAAITFVGRFSDRIGRKPVLMAGSLGFLVLAVPSFLLIRHGSTVTVFAGLLLLGLCLLPYVSVMSASLPALFPTQVRYGSLSIAFNISVSLFGGTTPLVIEALIGGFHDNLVPAYYTMAAAVVGVVATAAMKESARKPLKGSPPSVATKDEAIDLVASQHA, translated from the coding sequence ATGTCCCTCCAGCCCGTGCACGACAGCCCCGTTCGGACGCGGCACCCGTTTCTCCGGCGCGCGATACACCGGCGGCAGCATCCCCCGCTGCGGCGCACCGACATCACGGTGACAGATGAGAAATCCGTCAAGAGAGCGGTGAAAGCAGCCGCGTTGGGCAACGCCATGGAGTGGTTCGACTTCGGGATCTACAGCTATCTCGCGGTCACCATCGGCAAGGTCTTCTTCCCGCCCGGCAACGACAACGCGCAGATCCTCTCGTCCTTCGCCACCTTCGCCGCCGCGTTCCTGGTCCGGCCGCTGGGCGGCATGTTCTTCGGACCGCTGGGCGACCGCATCGGCCGTAAGAAAGTGCTCTCGCTCACCATGATCATGATGGCGTCGAGCACCCTCGCCATCGGCCTGGTGCCGGGTTACGCGTCCATCGGCTTCTGGGCGCCGGTACTGCTCATCGCCTTCCGCATGCTGCAGGGCTTCTCCACCGGCGGCGAATACGGCGGCGCCTCCACCTTCATCGCCGAATACTCGCCGGACAAACGCCGTGGATTCTTCGGCAGCTTCCTGGAATTCGGCACGCTGATCGGATACACCACCGCGGCCGGTCTCGTCACCGTACTCACCGTCGTACTGCCGCATTCCGCCATGCAGTCCTGGGGATGGCGCGTACCGTTCCTGGTCGCCGCGCCCATCGGGCTGATCGGCCTCTACCTGCGGCTCAAGCTGGATGAGACGCCCGCGTTCCAGAAGCTCGCCGACGACGACACAGCCGCGGCCGAGACCGCGTCGAACTCCGGCTTCCTGCAGCGGATGCGGGGGCAGTGGCGGGCCATGGTGCTGTGCGTCGCGCTCGTCGCCGCCTTCAACATCACCGACTACATGCTGCTGTCGTACATGCCCACCTATTTGTCGAACACCCTGGGCTACGGCACCACCGGCGCACTCGTCTCCATCATCGTCGTGATGCTGGTGCTCATGGCGGCCATCACCTTCGTGGGCCGGTTCTCCGACCGGATCGGGCGCAAGCCGGTCCTCATGGCCGGCTCGCTCGGCTTCCTGGTGCTGGCTGTGCCGAGTTTCCTGCTCATCCGGCACGGCAGTACGGTCACCGTCTTCGCCGGCCTGCTGCTGCTCGGGCTGTGCCTGCTGCCCTATGTGAGCGTCATGTCGGCGTCCCTGCCGGCGCTCTTCCCGACCCAGGTGCGCTACGGCTCCCTGTCGATCGCCTTCAACATCTCGGTCTCGCTCTTCGGCGGCACCACCCCGCTCGTCATCGAGGCGCTGATCGGCGGCTTCCACGACAACCTGGTGCCGGCCTACTACACGATGGCCGCCGCGGTCGTCGGAGTGGTGGCCACCGCCGCCATGAAGGAGAGCGCGCGCAAGCCCCTCAAGGGCTCCCCGCCGTCGGTCGCGACGAAGGACGAGGCGATCGACCTCGTGGCGTCGCAGCACGCCTGA